The window GTGAGATCGGTGGCGACGCCGAGGAGCGGGCCGCGGACTTCATCGCGAAGAACGTGACCAAGCCGGTCGTCGGCTATGTCGCGGGCTTCACCGCGCCCGAGGGCAAGACCATGGGCCACGCCGGCGCCATCGTCTCCGGCTCCTCCGGCACGGCCCAGGCGAAGAAGGAGGCCCTCGAGGCCGCCGGCGTCAAGGTCGGCAAGACGCCGACCGAGACGGCGAAGCTGGCGCGCGAGATCCTCGCCGGCTGACCTTCACAGCTGAACGTCGGTGGGCCCGTTCCCCTTGCTGGGGGCGGGCCCACCGACGTTTTCGCTCCTCATCCGGGCTGCGGCATCAGCCGCTCCGGCCCGCTCACCGTCTCCTCCCGCAGCTTTGCCCGGAGTTCCTGTTCCGCCTCCGACAAGGGGCCCGGGGCCACCTTCGGGGGCACTCCCTGGATGGTGGCGCCCGGGGCGATGGGGGGCTCGTACTGTCTCGGGGCCGTGCGCAGGGTCAGGGCCGTCGTGCCGATGAGGGCGACCGTGAAGGCGATGGCGGCGCGGGTCCAGAAGCTGGCTCGGCGTTCGCTGCCGGTGCGTACCGTCGGTGGCTTGGCGGCGCGCAGACGTTCCGCCGCGGCCACCTCGGCCAGGCGGCGGTGGAGTTCGGCCGGTTCGGCCAGCTCCGGCAGCCGCGCGGCCACGGCCTCGCGCGCGTGCAGCAGCCGGTTCGCCGCGGCGGGCGTGCTCGCCTCCGTCTCCGCCGCCGTGTCCGGGAGATCGAGGCCCACCCCGTCGTAGAGCAGCAGTGTGCGGCGGTACGGCGGTGGCAGGGTGAGGAGTACGTCCATCAGCGCGCGGTCGGAGGGGTTGGCGGGCGGTGGTTCGGGGTGCCGGTAGCGGGGCCGGAGGCGATGCCAGGGGGAGAGGGCGTACTCGTACGCCGAGGCCCGCACCCAGCCCGCCGGGTCCCGGTCGACGGCCACCTCCGGCCAACGCTGCCAGGCGAGTTGGAAGGCCCGCTCGACCGACTCCCGCGCCAGCTCGCGCCGCCCGGTGAGCAGATAGGCCTGCCGTACGAGGGAGGGCGCGCAGAACGCGTAGAGCGCGTCGAAGGCCTGAGCGGGCGTCAGGGGTGAGCCTTCCGACGCGGGGCGGCCCGGGCTCAGCTCCGGCGGATCCGTTCGTACGGGGGTCTCGGCGGCGTCGGTGTCCTGCCGGCGTGCGGTCACCTCGGCCTCGGCCAGGGCCTCTTGCGCGACCGGCGGCTTGGTCAGCTCGCCTAGCAGTCGCGCGTACGCCTCCCGTTTCCGGCCGCGCGGAGTCGTACGGCCGGTCTCCCACGCGCGCACGGTCTCACGGGTCACGCCCACCCGCGCCGCGACCTGAGCCTGCGTCAACGACTGGGACTCACGCAGGCGTCGGCGTTCCTTGGGCGGGGGCAGCGGGGTTGCAGGGCTCTGCGTCACCGGGCGCCCCTTCGTACGAAAAAGTACATAAACATATATTGAGCGACACAGCGGGGGTTCGCCTGTTACGACGGGAAAGCGCGTGTCGTTGGGAGCATGGCGGGCGTGATCCAGCTGACCGTTCGTCGATCGCCGTTGTCGTCCCTGCTCAATCGGTTGCGTGACCGATCACCCGGACTGGCCGCGAGCCTCCTGGCTGGTGCGGTGGCCGCGGGTCTTGGGCTCGGGTCGTTCGCCGTGCTGGTGATGGTGCTGTGGATCAGTTCGCCGTATCCCGACAGTGGGCCCGGGGGTGCGCTGCATGTGGCGGCGGCGCTGTGGCT of the Streptomyces sp. NBC_00287 genome contains:
- a CDS encoding helix-turn-helix domain-containing protein codes for the protein MTQSPATPLPPPKERRRLRESQSLTQAQVAARVGVTRETVRAWETGRTTPRGRKREAYARLLGELTKPPVAQEALAEAEVTARRQDTDAAETPVRTDPPELSPGRPASEGSPLTPAQAFDALYAFCAPSLVRQAYLLTGRRELARESVERAFQLAWQRWPEVAVDRDPAGWVRASAYEYALSPWHRLRPRYRHPEPPPANPSDRALMDVLLTLPPPYRRTLLLYDGVGLDLPDTAAETEASTPAAANRLLHAREAVAARLPELAEPAELHRRLAEVAAAERLRAAKPPTVRTGSERRASFWTRAAIAFTVALIGTTALTLRTAPRQYEPPIAPGATIQGVPPKVAPGPLSEAEQELRAKLREETVSGPERLMPQPG